The following is a genomic window from Paenibacillus sp. FSL R5-0766.
AACCTATAAGCTGGCTTCGCTAACGCGAGGCGGGCTTATTTGTGTGGGGAAAATTTTTGAGACGCTGACCTTACATTAGCACGTAATATATGTAACCATTCATGTTGTACAATTTGACCGATGGACAAATATTTTTCGTAATTATGGGATTTTTTAGCTGCTCTTTTGTATAATAGGGGGTAGTTTAACTCGGGATACTCCCGAAATTCTGCCAAACAGGAAAGGGTGTACATAAATGAAATTTAGTGAGTATACGTATACACGTCCGAATCTGGAACATATCAAGACATCTTTCCGTGAGCTGTTGAGCGGTTTTGAAGCTGCGGCAACGGTTGAAGAACAGAGTGGGTTCATGGATCAGATTAACGCGCTGCGCAGTGATTTTGAGACACAAGCCCAATTGGTCTACATCCGTCATTCCATTGATACCAATGATGAGTTTTACAAGGCGGAGAACGAATTTCTGGATGAGAATGCACCAATTGTGCAGGAATATATCACGGATTTTTACCGTGCATTGGTTAACTCCAAATTCCGCAATGAGTTGGAACAAAAATGGGGTTCACAGCTTTTCCAGCTGGCAGATCTTTCACTGAAAACATTCAGTCCGGAAATTATTGAAGAACTCCAGAAGGAGAACAAACTTTCCACAGAATACAATCAATTGATCGCATCCGCTAAAATTCCGTTCGAAGGTGAAGAACGCACGTTGCCACAGCTTCATCCATTTGAACTGTCCACGGATCGCTCCATGCGTGAGCGTGCTTCGGAAGCCAGATACACTTTCATGGCTGAACATGAGGCTGAATTCGATCGCATTTACGATGAACTGGTTAAAGTACGTACACAGATCGCGAAGAAACTGGGCTATCCAAGCTATGTGGAACTCGGCTATGATCGCATGAACCGTACAGATTACAACGCCGAGATGGTTGCCAACTTCCGTGCACAAGTTCGCGATTATATCGTACCTGTGGCGACCAAGCTCAGAGAGCGTCAGCGTAATCGGATCGATGTGGATACACTGTATTATTACGATCAGGGCTTCAGCTTCAAGACGGGTAACCCGACACCTAAGGGTGACGCGGACTGGATTATCGATAATGGTAAAAAAATGTACGCTGAATTATCACCAGAGACGGATGCTTTTTTCCAGATGATGACCGAAAACGAGCTTATGGATCTGGTAAGCAAAAAAGGTAAACAGGGCGGCGGATATTGTACGTTCCTGAACGATTACAAAGTGCCGTTTATCTTCTCCAACTTCAACGGTACATCCGGTGATATTGATGTATTGACACATGAAGCAGGTCATGCTTTCCAGGTGTATGAGAGCCGTGATTTTGCAGTGCCTGAATACAACTGGCCGACATATGAATCGGCTGAGATTCATTCCATGAGTATGGAGTTTTTCACATGGCCGTGGATGCAGTTGTTCTTCAAGGAAGATACGGACAAGTACAAGTTTGATCACCTGTCTTCCGGTCTGTTGTTCATTCCGTATGGTGTAGCTGTGGATGAATTCCAGCATTTTGTGTATGCGAACCCGGATGCAACTCCAACGGAGCGTAAGCAGGCATGGCGCAACATTGAGAAGACCTATCTGCCACACATCAATTACAAAGATAATGCGTATTTGGAGCAAGGTGGTTTCTGGCATAAGCAAGGTCACATTTTCTCATCGCCGTTCTATTACATTGACTATACGTTGGCACAAATCTGTGCATTCCAGTTCTGGAAACGCAGCAATGAGGACATGAAGTCTGCATGGGCCGACTATCTGACATTGTGTAAAGCGGGAGGAAGCCTGTCCTTCACCGGATTGGTTGAACTGGCTGGATTGAACTCACCATTCGAGGATGGCTGTGTATCCTCCGTAATTGGCGATATTGAGGCATGGCTTGACGGCGTGAACGATAAGGCGCTGTAAGCCTTCGTCAGGATGCTTTTAGTTTAAGTACCTTCGGCAAGGTATAAGTAGTGGATAAAGCTTTAAGATAGATAAGTAAGACGGCTTGGAGACCTTCGGGTGTCTGGGTCGTCTTTTTCATTACAGGGAAAAATCAACCTCAAGTGTAACATTTATCGGATCATTGTGATTTATTTCACTATATCTGAAAACGGATTCAGTTACAATGGAGATAGTAAATCAGGGGTTACAGGAGGCTGGTTCAAATGGCAACACATGCATATTATGTTCCGCCCGTGAACTTGATGGGTAGAGGATGTTTACAGGAAGCAGGTCAGATGATTGAACAGATGGGTATCCGCAAAGCGCTGGTTGTAAGTGATCGCCAATTGATTACTTCAGGCGTTGCTGAACAGGTACTGTCTATACTAAGAAAATCAGGGTTAGAATATGTTGTATATGATGAGGTTCAGCCTAATCCAACATGTCAGAATGTACATGATGGACTTCAAGTATTCCAGGATCATGGCTGTGACGCCATTATATCGATAGGCGGAGGTTCACCGCAGGATGCTGCCAAAGGGATTGGTATTGTAGCTACGAACGGTGGGCATATCCGTGAATATGAAGGACTGCATCAATCGAAACATAAGTCCGTACCACTTGTGGCTTTTAACACAACAGCGGGCACATCGAGCGAGGTGACAATTAACTACGTGATTACAGATGAGGAACGTAAAGTGAAGATGGTGATGGTAGACCGCAACAGTCTGGTCTCCCTGTCGGTTAATGATCCGGAGCTGATGCTCAGCAAACCTGCAAGTCTCACAGCGGCGACAGGAATGGATGCCTTGACCCATGCCGTAGAAGCGATGGTTACACCGGGTGGATTTACAGTGACAAGTGCGACAGCTGCAGCAGCTGTTGAACTGATCTTTGAATATTTGCCAAGAGCCGTGAGAGACGGCAGTGACCTGGAAGCGCGGGAACATATGACGTATGCGTGTTTCCTTGGCGGGATTGCTTTTAATAATGCGGGCCTGGGTTATGTCCATGCGATGGCGCATCAACTGGGTGGCGTATATGATCTGCCGCACGGTGTCTGTAACGCAATGTTACTCCCCTATGTGGAAGAGTTGAACTCCAAGCATGTCCCCGGCAAATTCCGTCATATTGCTAAGGCAATTGGTATGGATGTGAAGGGTAGAAGTGATGAGGAGTGTTCGGAGTACGTCATAGAGGCCATACGTCAGCTATCGAAGGAAGTCGGCATTCCTGAGAAACTGTCTGAACTGGGTGTAAAAGATCCCGATGTGGAACTGCTTGCCGATAACGCGATGAAAGATGCTTGTGCACCAGGCAATCCCTATCAACCGTCCAAGGATGAGGTGATGGAGTTGTTTCGCAAAATTATATAGACTGTTTCAGAAACGGATGCATCAAAATAACAGACAAAATGAGCCGGGATCGAGATCGAAAGTCGGCTTTTTTGTCATGTGAACTTATGTATTTTACTTATTTTCCCATTTAATGATTGCACAAAAACTAAAGGATTTTCCTTCTCTATTATCGAATATAATATGAATAACAGCGGCACGAGAAAGGGTAATCTCACCCGGAACTTGATGTCGATGTTATCCAGTAAGATTCCCCAGTCCGTTTCGTGTTTAATGTTAAATAGGAGTAGACTATTTCATTGTTCACGAGCTACACCTTAAGTTCTGCATCTAACATTCACCTCTGTAAGACAGTCAAGCAATTCTACACCAGCATCATTTCTATTTCAGGCTTTACAATCCAAGAAGTTCAACTGCAATAAGATTCATCCAGTTACACATCTGTACAGCATGCTCCTAATCAAGACAACAGTGTCCACACAACAGAATATCGATTATGGGCTCTGAAATGAATCAGAACGAATGCACGTGGAGGAGGCTGTAATGATGGCGAAAAAAGAAGTTGTAGCGATGCTACTTGCCGGAGGGCAAGGTAAGAGGTTAAAAGGATTGACCAAATCACTGGCTAAGCCGGCAGTATATTTTGGCGGCACGTACCGAATCATTGATTTTCCGCTGAGTAACTGCTCTAATTCTGGTATTGATACAGTGGGTGTATTGACTCAATATGAACCACTTGTCTTACATTCCTATATTGGCATTGGCAGTGACTGGGATCTGGATCGGAAAAACGGCGGGGTATATGTACTTCCTCCGCATGAACGTGAAGACGGTAGCAACTGGTACCGGGGTACAGCGGATGCGATCTTCCGCAACCTGAACTTTATTGAACAATTCGATCCTGAGCATGTGCTCATTCTGTCAGGGGATCATATCTATAAGATGGACTACGAAAAAATGCTCCAGTATCACAAAGAAAAAGATGCGGATTGCACCATATCGGTCATTGATGTCTCATTGGAAGAAGCCAGCCGATTCGGTGTGCTGAACACCAACGATGACTATAGCATCTATGAATTTGAAGAAAAACCTCCTGAGCCCAAGAGCACACTGGCTTCCATGGGTATCTATCTCTTCAAGTGGGATGTACTGAAACGTTTCCTGATCCAGGATGAACAACAGGCATCCACCTCCTATGATTTTGGTAAAGATATCATTCCGTTATTGCTTGAAAATGAAAAATCCTTATACGCATATCCGTTCGAAGGGTATTGGAAAGATGTAGGTACCATTCGCAGTCTGTGGGAGTCGAATATGGATTTGTTGGACGAAGATACCCCGTTTAACCTGAATGACCCGGACTGGCGTATTTTCACACGTAATCCAAACCAACCTGCACAATACATCTCGCCTTCGGCCAAAGTGCGGAATTGTATTATTAGTGAAGGCAGTGTGGTGCATGGAGAGGTCAATCATTCTGTTCTATTCTACGGAATTGAGGTTGGGGAGAACAGCGCCGTTATCGATTCTGTCATCATGCCAAGGGTGAAGATCGGGCAAAATGTGCGTATTCATCGAGCAATCATTGCAGAAGGATTGGTTATTCCGGATGGAACACAGATTTCGCCCGCACCGGGAGATGAGAGTGATATATTACTCGTCGATCAGGAAGAACTGGAGCGTCAGCTTCGCCAAGGAATAACCAGCAAGGCCTAATGAAGCCAAAAGGACGGTGCATGCGATGAAATCATTGATCGGAGTTATTAACCTTGACCATGAACTTGAGGAATTGAAGGAATTGACGTACTTTCGCTGCGGAGCCGCGGTGCCTTATGCCGGGCGTTACCGTCTGATCGATTTTGTTCTATCTAATATGATGAATGCCGGAATTGAGAGTATAGGGGTGTTTGTCCGTCGTAAGTATCGCTCGCTGATGGACCATCTGGGTGACGGCAAGCCTTGGGATTTGGATCGTAAGCATGGGGGCATGTTTATTTTACCGCCGGACTGGAACGATCCAACAGATACATCACAAGGGGACTTGCAGCATTTCCATAACAATCTGGACTTCTTCCGCAGAGGTGCAGGGCAATATGTAGTGCATGCGGGCAGTCGCCATGTGACCAAAGCAGACCTCCAGGATGTCTACAGGTATCACATCAGTAAAGGAGCGGACGTTACACTGGTCTGCAAAAAAGTAGATCAGCTGCTGCCTGAGCATGACGCCTGTGTCAAAGTTGATCATGACGGGGACGGTAACGTGGTGGACATTCACCAAAGCGCTAATCACCCGAATATATATACAGAAATTTTCATCATGGAAAAGGAATTGTTCCTGCGCCAGGTGCAGCGCTGCATTGATCATGGCGAGAGCCATTTCTTCCGGGATGTGATTCAAAAAAATCCGGATGGATTGAATATCGCTGCGTATGCATATGATGGCTATCACGCAGTCATCAATTCCATTGACAGTTATTATCGTAATAGTATGGATCTGCTGAACACAGGGCAATATGAACAACTGTTCAAGGAAGATCCGATCCAGACCAAAATCAAATACGAAGCGCCTGCCAAATACCTGGATACCGCCGATGTTAAACATTCACTTCTCGCGAATGGCTGCATTGTAGCTGGAGAGGTGGAAGACAGCATTTTATTCCGGGGCGTACAGGTGGCCAAGGGTGCCAAAATAAAAGGTTCCATCATCATGCAGAAATGTTACATTGGTGAAGGAACCGTACTTGAGAACGTCATTCTCGATAAAGACGTGAAGCTGACCGGAGGACAGACGCTGATCGGCGACCCGTCGAATCCATACATTTTAGCGAAAAGTACTATTATCTAATGCCCGCACGTAACCGATATCTTCTATAAATATATATAAAATAAAAATCCTGTAGGATGGATTTAAGGTTCATACACTTTCGACGCATGAATTGCATCTTCGAAAGTTCTCACCAGCATGCAAACGTAGTGGAGGGGACGAAATCGATTCTGAAGCGTAGTGCTCGCCTAAAAGCTTTCTGCAAGAAAGCTGCTTCGAAAGCATATGCTGTCTTCAAATTTTACCCTTGATTATATAAATTCAACTTAAACATTTACACAAAACGGAGAGGACAGAAATAACCTGAAGAAGAGCAGCGCTCGCCTTTATCCCCGGATTTTCCCATTTTAAAAGGAATTAAAAAAATCTGTGGATAACAGCGATCGGAAGGTTGTTCTGTCATCGAAGTGTCCAGTGTAAATATCCTCTAGTTCAATTTATATAGGTTAATCAAGAAAATTTGGAGACAACAGCGATCATAAGAACGATTCGTAACCGTAACGGCCACTTTGCAGAGTGCTGAGCAACAGAGTGTATGAACCGCCACCATCCTGCAGGATTTCCCCGGGAGGAACCTACTTTTGTTTGACAACAAGGAAACGTTCAAGAGTATCTTTACACGGAATCTGGTCAGCAAATTGGGCAAACCGATTGAAGAAGCAACACAGGAAGACGTATACCACGTACTGGGAAGCATGATTCGTGAATATGCAGGCCAGGATTGGGCAGCGTCGAATCAGGGGTTCAAGCAGCGCCAGGATAAACAGGTCTATTACTTCTCGCTGGAATTCCTGATTGGACGTCTGCTCGGCAACAATCTGTTGAATGTGAATGAATTGGAATTGGTGCGTGACAGTTTAGCTGAGCTGGGCTTCTCCTTGGAGGAGATAGAAGAACAGGAGGCGGATGCAGGACTCGGTAATGGAGGTCTGGGACGACTCGCTGCCTGTTTCCTGGATTCACTCGCATCACTACGATATGCAGGACATGGTTGCGGGATTCGATATAAATACGGGTTGTTTGAGCAAAAAATCATCAATGGTAATCAGGTAGAGTTACCCGACAATTGGCTGGATAAGGGCAATGAATGGGAAGTCCGCCGTCCAGACAAAAAGGTGGAAGTACAGTTCTGGGGCCGAGTAGAAGCTCATGAGCAGGATGGAGAATATCAGTTTGTTACAAAAGATGCCGAATCGGTTGTCGCCATACCCTATGACGTGCCTGTCATCGGTTATGGTCAAACTCATGTGAATACATTGCGTCTCTGGAGTGCCGAGCCAAAGCGCGAGACTTCACTCGACACCCCTTCGAACTACTACGGTTATCTGGATTATAGCCGATCGGTTGAATCAATCTCGGAATTCCTGTATCCGGACGATTCCCAGTACGAAGGAAAGCTGCTGCGATTGAAGCAGCAATACTTCATGTGCTCGGCAGGTGTACAGAGCGCTTTGCGTACGTTCAACAAGCTGGAGCTACCGTATGATCGGTTGCCTGATAAAGTGGCCTTCCACATTAATGACACGCATCCAACCTTGGTTATTCCAGAACTGATGCGCATCCTGATTGATGTGAAGGGGTATGGCTGGGATGAAGCATGGGATATCACAACCCGTACTGTATCGTATACCAATCATACAACGCTTAGTGAGGCGCTTGAGAAGTGGCCTGTATCCATGATCAGCAGGCTGCTGCCACGAATCTACATGATCATTGAAGAGATCAACAGACGCTTCTGTGGCATGCTGCTGGACCGGTATCCAGGAGATCAGGATCGCATTCAAAATTTGGCGATTGTTGCAAACGATCAGGTACGGATGGCGCATCTGGCGATTGTAGGCAGTCATAGCGTGAATGGTGTTGCTGCTTTGCATACCGAGATTTTGAAAGAGCGTGAGATGGCTCCCTTCTATGAACTGTATCCAGAGCGTTTCAATAACAAAACCAATGGTATCACCCATCGCCGCTGGTTGATGCATGCCAATCCGAAACTGTCGGATCTGATTACGGATACAATCGGTAACGATTGGATAACAGAGCCGGGCAAGCTGGAGCAGTTGGCTGGCTTTGCGGATAATACATCATTTCAGGAGCAGTTCCGTTTGATTAAGCGGGATAACAAAGAGCGGCTAGCTGCGTATATTCTGGACCATACCGGGACAGCAGTGAATCCGGATTCCATCTTTGATGTACAGGTGAAGAGGCTGCACGGGTACAAACGTCAACTGTTGAACATTCTGCATGTCATGCATCTGTATAACCGGCTTAAGAATGATGCTTCGTTTGATATGGTACCACGAACGTTCATCTTTGGTGCCAAGGCAGCGCCGAGTTATTATTTTGCCAAGAAAATTATTAAGCTGATCAACACCGTGGCTGACACAGTGAATCGGGATGCGGCCGTGAATGACCGCTTGAAGGTATTTTTCCTCGAAAATTATTCCGTCTCTCTCGCAGAGAAAATCATTCCCGCTGCGGATGTTAGTGAACAGATCTCAACCGCAGGTAAGGAAGCTTCCGGTACGGGCAACATGAAATTTATGATGAACGGTGCTTTAACGATTGGTACGATGGATGGAGCCAACGTGGAGATGGCGGAGCAGGTTGGGGAAGAAAATATGTTCATCTATGGTCTGCGTGCAGACGAAGTGCTTGAGTACTATCGTTCGGGTAGCTATCGTCCGAATGAGATTGTGCAGCACGATGAACGCATTCGCGAGGTTGTGGAGCAATTAGTACATCCAGGTGCATTCTGTTATCGTGACGGGGAGTTCTGGGATATTTATGACTCCTTGCTGGCCCATGGTGATGAATACTTTGTATTGCGTGATTTTGCTGCTTATGCAGACGCGCATGCTGCGATTGACCAGGCGTATCGGGATATTCCGGGCTGGACTCGGAAAGCGATATTAAACACGGCTCATTCCGGCATATTCTCCAGTGATCGTACCATTAGTGAGTATGCGACAGATATCTGGGGTATTCATCCCGTGTCCGGGAACTGGAAAGGTTAAGAATAGATTGTTAGACTAACAAGTCCCCTTGTTCACAAGAGACATCTCTGCTGGTAAATCAACCATCGTAGAGAGCATCTCCTTGTAGAACAAGGGGATTTTGGCATACAGTGTATCATAGTGTCATTCAACTTGAAGATAAGCGAAACTCGCGTATTTTTCATCATACAAGTTCGCACACAAAATCAAAAAAAAGATCTGGATCTCAGTCATACTACATAAGAAATCGTTTGATATTTTGAATTAGATAGGGGAGCCGTCACTATGGATCATTACACACGAATTCAGCTTGCTATTGAGTATTTGGAGCAGCATTTGCAAGATGATTTTAATATCAGAGAGACGTCCGCGGCTGCGAGCTTTTCGGCGTTTCATTTTCAGCGTTTATTCCAGGCGATCACGGGATTTACGGTACTGGAATATGTGCGCAGACGCAGATTAACGGAGGCTGCTGCGATGTTGCGGGGCACATCGGAAGGCATATTGGACATTGCGATGAGCTTTGGCTATCAATCTCAAGAGGCATTTACACGTGCATTTTCAGCTTATTTTGGAATGACACCGGCGAAGCTGCGTAAGCTGGAAGCGGATCAGTGGTCTCTTTTGAATATGCAACAGAACATTGATTTTAATGAATATCGAACTTCGCTTGGTGGAACATTCCACATGAACACACCCCGTCTGGTCACACGGGAACCAAACTGGATTGTCGGCTATGATTATAAGACCAACCTGAATGACAATCAGCATTATGCCGAGATACCGGGATTTTATCACGATTTTGGGTTGGAACAGAGATTCATGGTTATCCCGGAGAGGACACGCCCTGATATGGCATACGGTGTGGCCTGTCATTTTGAAGAGGATGGAGCATTTTCTTTTATTGTGGGTGAAGAAAGCGGTGGAGCATCGCAGGTACTTGAACCCGGTTTTACTTCGATTGAAATTCCGGGCGGCTTGTATGCAGAGTTCACCGTGGAAGGCTCCGGGCAGGATATTCGTAAAATGATCTATGGCAGCTGGCTGCCGCAGTCGAACTATGAACGGAGGGAAGGGCCGGACTTTGAAGTGACGGATGTCTGGAAATCGACCCCTGAACAACTGGACATGAAGATCTATATCCCGTTAAAATAGACCTTACCGCTTCGCGGAATTCAAGGTCGGAGGACAGATGGATGAGCGAAAAGTCGTGGCTCCACTCCAAGTGGATGCTGACCATTGTTACTTGCATGGCAGTCCTTTACATACTGATTATGGGCATTTTACTGTTCATCAGCGGCCGAACACCAGGCATGTATTATCAATATAATCTCGTACCCTTCGAGACCATTCGGCCACTTCTATTGGAGAGGGAGAGGTACAATACAGATACCTGGGTCAAAAACCTGTTTGGCAATATCGTATTGTTCATTCCGCTGGGCATCTGGATTCCATGGTTGTTTCGGAGGTGTCGTTCGTTCCTGACATTTACATCAACAGTAGTTTTGCTTCTGCTGGGTGTTGAGGTCACACAATTGATTACACGTGTAGGTTCGTTTGATGTGGATGACATTATTCTGAACACGATCGGTGCCTGGATCGGATACGCCGTATTTAAGTTAGTCTTATGTTCACAAAAAAGGACTCGGAATTGAACCGCAGATCGCGGTCCATGACCGGGTCTTTTGCATAAGATACCTTTCAAATGTTTACAAGGGAATCATTTCGGATAAAACATATTAACGGCTTATTTATATCGTGAGCAGAGATTATATATAAATTTAACTAAACATTTACACGAAACGGAGAGGACAGAAATAACCTGAAGAAGCGAAAGCGTTCGCCTAAAAGCTTTCTGAAAGAAAGCTGCATCGGAAGCATAAGCTATCCCCGGATTTTCCCCTTATAAGGGGAATTCATAAAATTTGGGGATAACAGCGATCGGAAGGTTGTTCTGTCATCGGAGTGTCCAGTGTAAATATTCTTTCGTTCAATTTATATATTGAACAATGATGAGAGCGAGGTGGGCGACATCGTTTGGTGGAAAGAGAGTGTGGTATACCAGATTTACCCGAGCAGCTTTAAAGATTCGGACGGAGATGGATATGGCGACTTGCAGGGAATCTATGAGAAGCTCGATTATTTGGAGAATTTAGGTGTAGATGTGATCTGGCTCTGTCCTATTTACGATTCACCAGGACATGATAACGGATATGATATCCGGGATTACTACGGCATTTTACGCAAGTATGGGACGATGGAGGATTTTGATCGATTATTGGCAGAGGCACACAAGCGTGGTCTCAAGATCATGATGGACCTGGTGCTGAATCATACGTCAGATGAACATGCTTGGTTTGCTGAATCGCGTTCATCAAAGATGAATCCGAAACGGGATTATTATATTTGGCGTTCAGGTAAAAATGGGCAGGTGCCGAATAATTGGGAGTCCTATTTTGGAGGTTCGGTGTGGAAGCATGATCCCGAGACAAATGAGTATTATCTGCATCTGTATTCCGAACAGCAACCGGATCTCAACTGGAACAATGCACAGATGGCAGAAGAGATGTATGAGATGGTGCATTGGTGGCTGGAAAAAGGGGTAGACGGATTCCGTTTCGATGCAGTAGCGCATATCGCCAAGGCAGAGGGTCTGCCAAGTGCACACAATCCGGATAATCTGCCGGTAGTTCCAGCGTATCAGCTCTTTTCCAACTTGGAACAGGTACACTCGATCTTGAAGAAGCTGAATAACATGATCCTGAAACCCTACGGACCCATGACAGTTGGCGAGACTTCGGGACTTGGGCCTGAGCAGGCCTTGGCTTATGTCGGGACGGATCGTGATGAGCTTAATATGGTATTCCAGTTTGAGCATATGTTTATCGATGCTAAATCCTCCGGAATTGGTAAATGGAACTATAAGGAATGGAAATTGACAGATCTCAAAGAAATCATGAGCCGGTGGCAAACGGTTTTGCATGGTAGAGGCTGGAACGCCAATTATATGGGCAACCATGATCAGCCACGTCCGGTTTCCCGTTTTGGTGATGATGGTAAATATCGGGTACGTTCTGCTAAGATGCTGGCGACATGGATGCTTACACTCGAAGGGACCCCCTACATCTATCAAGGAGAAGAGATCGGTATGACCAATGTCACTTTCCCTGATATCGAACAATACCGGGACATCGAGACCAAAAATTATTACAATCATTACATTGGTCAAGGTAAGTCGAAGCATGAAGTCATGCAGGCGATCTGGCTGAAGAGTCGCGATAATGCCCGCACGCCGATGCAATGGGATGAGACGGAACACGCAGGGTTTACCCAGGGGCAGCCGTGGATTCAGGTGAATGATAATTATCCAGAGATTAATGTGGCTGATGCCGAAAGTGATCCGCAATCCATTTTGCATTATTACCGTAAGTTAATTGCCCTTCGCAAACAACATAAAGTGCTTATCTA
Proteins encoded in this region:
- a CDS encoding alpha-glucosidase, encoding MGDIVWWKESVVYQIYPSSFKDSDGDGYGDLQGIYEKLDYLENLGVDVIWLCPIYDSPGHDNGYDIRDYYGILRKYGTMEDFDRLLAEAHKRGLKIMMDLVLNHTSDEHAWFAESRSSKMNPKRDYYIWRSGKNGQVPNNWESYFGGSVWKHDPETNEYYLHLYSEQQPDLNWNNAQMAEEMYEMVHWWLEKGVDGFRFDAVAHIAKAEGLPSAHNPDNLPVVPAYQLFSNLEQVHSILKKLNNMILKPYGPMTVGETSGLGPEQALAYVGTDRDELNMVFQFEHMFIDAKSSGIGKWNYKEWKLTDLKEIMSRWQTVLHGRGWNANYMGNHDQPRPVSRFGDDGKYRVRSAKMLATWMLTLEGTPYIYQGEEIGMTNVTFPDIEQYRDIETKNYYNHYIGQGKSKHEVMQAIWLKSRDNARTPMQWDETEHAGFTQGQPWIQVNDNYPEINVADAESDPQSILHYYRKLIALRKQHKVLIYGAYELLLPDDPDIYAYTRTLEDEQMLVILNFRGHEPEMHWPEGWDSEHAKLIISNVSRRYSTDEGAIQLQPYEARVYRKQR